The Candidatus Cloacimonadota bacterium genomic interval AGGGCTCCAGCCCGTCGCGCGTTGCCTCAAATGGTATGGGCTTTTTCATGGTGTCTTTGATTCTTTCCATTGGTTCCGAAAGATATAGCTTCCCGCTTATCCAGTCCTCCGAATAGCCTTGCAGGATCGCACCAAACAGCCGCAGGCAACTCTTTTCATCAGGGAATATCCGGATGCATTTCTCTCTGCGTCTGAGCTCCTCATTCAAGCGCTCCAGCGAATTGGTACACTTGATTCTGCTCCAATGTGCTGCAGGGAAATCAAGATAGACCGATATCTCATGGTAAGTGCTATCCAGCCAATCCAATAGATTGTCTTTGCCTTTAGACTGGGCTGCCCTGTTAAGCTCTTTCCAGGCCAATTCAAAGGACTCTTTAGTCCGGGAACCTACCAGGTCTTTTGTTAGCGGCAGCAGCCACAGCAAATCAGTCTTGGATACTTTGCTCTGAGCATTTCGCATCCAGTGGACAATACAGCGTTGTCTGAGCTGTCCCGGGAAACACTCCTCTATTGACTTGATCAGTCCATCATGTTCATCGCTGATCCAAAGTTCCGACCTCTCAAGACCACGAGCCTTTAAGCTTTGCAGAAAGCCTTTCCAGTTATAGTAGCTTTCACGATTCCCCAGGTGAAGACCCAGCACATCACGATGCCCATCCTCTCTAACCCCAATCGCTATCAACACTGCTGTAGAATTAACCCTGCCCTCAGTTCTGATCTTGGTGTAGATCGCGTCCAGCCAGATATACGCGTAGCGACTATCAAGCTGTCTATTCTTCCATATCTCCACTTCTTCATCGATCTGAGCAGCGCAGCGGCTGACAAAGCTGCGATCTATGTTTTCCAAACCCAAGTCCACAAACAACTTGTTCATCTTTCGAGTAGAAACTCCGGCAAAGTAGGCCTCGCTGACAATACTGATCAAAGCCCTGTCCACCCGCTGGTATTGTTCCAAAATCGAAGGGTAGAAGTTGCCGCTACGGAGCTTCGGAATACTCACGCTTATAGGCCCCAATCCTGTGCTGAGAGGCTCTTTACGCTCACGGTAGCCATTGCGGTAGTTAGTCCTACTTTCCACTCGCTGATAAGGCTCTGCTCCCAATCTGGCGGTGAGCTCAGCATCAATGATACTCTGAATGCCGCTTTCCAACACCTTAACAAAGTCTCCCGGTAAAACTGTGCGAAATAACTTGACCAATTCAGCTCTTTCATCTTTCTTTCTCTTCGGTTGAGTCATGATCTTCTCCTTGTTCTTTAGTTATTGGATTAAAACCATCAAAACAATGAGTGGGATCCGGCTCAACCTTTTTCTTCATCTGGCTGACTCCAATTTACACCAACCTTTGAGACACTACCTCTCATCTTTTCAATCCGGTCAAGTATCTTTTGTTATCACGATTGCGATTATTCATTTAGTGAGTTATTTGGGACTCCACATTATGACTAATAAACTATTATATACATGAGGTTGTGGAAGGTGAATCATCGGTTAAGGCATGAAATTTTGCCATCCATATCTGCTTGTTATGCAATATAGATAGACATTGCAGGGTAGATTGTTAATGAGAGTTGAAGTAAAATTCTCATTGACAGGTATAACATAATATTATTACGTGACCTCCAAGAGGTAATAAGATGATAAATGATCTAAAACTTGATAAGTTGAGCGTGATCGGAAGAGCCGCGGAGGCATATGCTATTGGGGATTTATCCGAGGTAAAACAAAGAGCTGAGCGCTTATATCTGGGTAAACGTTTTCCCTTCGTGATCAGCAGAGAATATCCTTATCCCCTGCATTTGTTCAGTCCGCGCCTTTCTGCGATGCTTGAGGGTGTTGCCAGCTATCCGGATGCTCAGAAAATATGGGAACTAATCACCGCCAGGGAGAACATCATCAAGATGATCTCGGTTACTGAGATAAAAAGAACTGCGGCAGAGATCCTGGGCCCCCTGTTTCAGAATAAATACTCTGATAATAAGGATAGAGTAATGCCCCGTAAACAGATGATCGGCTATATGATCAAGATTGTAATGGAGTGTTTCGGTTTCACAACATCTCGTGGCAGGATGCAAATCGACACTACCAGAGGACCTGATGACTCTGCTCGCAGAGCTAATTACTTTAAATCAGCAACCCGCTACGCAAAAATGACAATAGACGAGCGAGATGTTTTACTTGAACAAATAGGGAATGCGGACGTGAAGAGGCATTTTCTGGCTATCACTGATCTGATATTAGCCGGACGGACCGAGTATCAGAAAATATACAACATTCATGGCTTAACAAACTGGGATTCATTATAGGGGGTAGATGAATGAAGATCGAGGGTATAGAACCAGTAGAAATCCTGCACAAGCTGATTGAATTGAAAGCACCGGAGCAAGTCTTTGACCAAGATGATCAGATAGATTCAACTCAAGCTCAAGACATGGCTCCCATAGCAAAGCCCAAGGCGAAGCTACTAAACAAACATATACACCAGTTGATAAAGCATCCCCTGTTTGAGAGCTACAGCCTCACGAAGCAAGATGTGATGGTGATAGCCGATCTTTGGCAGTTTCATCTCGAACTGCCTGGCAGGAGTAGTAGCTGGGCTGGCATCTGCGCCAGTGCCAAGATTAGGCGTTATCAAGTGACTGCATGCCTGAAATACGTTACCGGGCTCTTAGAACGCAATATCATCTGCTTTGATGAGAGGATTGAGGGGAACTACTATCTTAACCCTATGATCCTGCAATCTGCCGAATACACTCTCAGCAAAGACCTCATCCTGAGGATATTGGGAAGGGATATAAGAGAAGACCTGGAACTGATCATAAAAGAAAGCTGGCAGGATGATAAGGACTTCATGAGTGACTTGAGACTGGTTTTTAATCTCTGCTACAATAGCTTTGGCGAATTGGGCAGCAGGTCTCCTATACTGGAGTATCCGATTCTATCGGCTTGCTTGCATCTGCTCAAAGACAGAATACTGGCTGCTCCTGACACCCTGGGCATAAAAGAACTCATACGCCAACATAGCCTAAGCGAAGACCAGTTGTACATCGTACTTTTGGTTATGTATCACCAACTATGTTGTGATGACAGAATAACGGAGGCTGATCTGGCTCTCTCCCTGGCCCCAGATCCCAGATTCAGGTGGCTACAGCAACAACTCCTTAGCGATGATTCCGTCTTGATATCTTCTGGGCTTATCAGCAGAGAACAACGCTTCCACCGAGCCCAGGTAAACACTATAGGTATTCCGCATGAAACACTTAAAACGCTGGGCTATAGGTCAAAAACCTCTGAAGATGTGGCGATAAAGCTTAGCCCATACTTTCAAAAGTGTCAGCCCAAGCAGACTCTGGGTGATGTGATAATTCCCGAATCGGATAAGCAGCTGATTTCCCAAATAATCACAAAGTGCAAGTCTTATAAACGCAGAGACCTGGAAAAATGGGGATTGATGGTTGAAAGCAGTAAACAAGGTGTAGTGCTTTTGCTCTATGGTGCTCCCGGAACCGGCAAGACTTATACGGCAGGAGCAATAGCCAAAGAGCTTCGTAAAGACTTGATCACGCTCAATGTGCCAGAACTGCGAAACAAGTATTATGGTGAAACCGAGAAGTTGATTAAGAAAGCTTTTAGCGAGATGCGGGAGATGGCTTCAAAGGACAGCAATGCGCCTGTGTTCCTACTCAACGAAGCTGATCAACTGATCCATGAAAGAATAGCCAGCACTTCAACCTGCAGCACAATTGAGAATTCAATCCAGAGCATCATTCTGGAGGAATTGGAGACCTTTCCTGGCATCCTGATCCTCACCACAAACCTTGAGTCCAACCTCGATGAGGCCTTCTTTCGCCGCTTTGATCTCAAGTTCAGATTCAGACTACCGGACATTGAAAGCAGGCGAAAACTGTGGAGTATGTATCTGAGGAAAGAGATTCCAGGATCAGCGGATATCGATGTTGAGCAATTGGCGCAGAAATATCAGTTCAGCGGTGCACAGATCGCACTAGTGGTGCAAAACGCCTGTGTTGAAGCGATTGGTCGGACAGGTAAATCCAAGCGTCTCAGCCAGCATGATCTTCTGAAATACGCAGATCTGGAACAGCCTTGGGCAAATCAAGTGAATAAAAGCATAGGGTTTTAGGAGGTAAAATGAAACCTGAAAGAACGATAAATCGGAAAATGGTGGAAGCTGCCCTGATCATGAAACAGATCAATGGCGAGATGATTCAAACCATCCCACATGGCGTGGATCTGAAACATGTGTATTGTGCAAACTTTGCACACAGCGTGATAGACGGCATCACTACTGAAATGTTCTGCTGCGATCTCATCCGTGGAGATGGAGGAGAACTGAGCAATTCATCAGGATCTGCCCCAAAATTCAATTCAATCTCATCCTCAGCATCACTAGCGGTTAGCACATTTGCACCATGGAAAACCCGCCTGAGTGAGCTAATAGTTGATCTCGGAACTAAGCAAATGACGGGTTTTGACAAATTGGAATTTGAGCATATTGCCCACACTGCCATCCCCAAAGCTAAGAAGCATCCAAATCTGGATGTTTGGTTAGAATCTGATGATGCAATTCTTGCTATTGAGTGTAAGTTTTGCGAGTATCTGGGCGAGAGAACCGAGAAAGCAAGTCTTCACCCAGCATACAAGAGACTTGCTGCAACTATGGATCGAAATAATCCTTGGGTGAAGGCTATTGATCATGTTACAAACGAAAAGGGCGAATGTAAATACAGGTTCTTTGATGCTGTCCAAATCATCCGTCACTACTTCGGTGTGCTGAACTCCGGGCAGAAAGAGAAGCATCTGCTGTATCTATATTGGCATCCGGAAAACGAAGATTGGATGGATATCCACCCCTTTGATCTGCATATGAAAGAGCTGAAAGAGTTTTCGGATCTTGTCTCACAAGCGACTGATGTGCATTTTCACTTCTTGAGCTTTAATGAATTATGGGAGCAGTGGTCTAGGATGGAAAGCCCTGAGGTGCAAAAACACTGTAGGAATCTAAAAACAAAGTACTTAGTTAAACTAAATGAATACTCAATGGAGGATAAAATGGTTCCGAGAAATGAAAAATTCCGATTATTCACGATGCACGGGGTAGTCCAGCCCCCGATAGGTGATGAAGAGAGAATTAGAAACGGGTTGTATATGGCAGGATCGCTTAACTTAGCTTTAGCTAGAGGATTTACCAGAAAAATCAGACTAGCAGCCTACGAAATGCCTTTGGCAACCAATACTAAAAGTGGAAACAGGATCGATTTGTTTGGTTATGATAAGGATCACAATCCATACATTATTGAGTTGAAAACCGGTGATGCTAGGGATGAAATACCTGAAGTAATCGCGCAGATCAATCGGTATGAATCAATGCTGATTCCGATCTTGAATGATGTTGAAAAAGCAATAAAAGAACAGCTATTTCTCGATGAGTTTAAACTTACTCGAGACATTAAGAAAATCGTGCTAGCACCGGCAAATTATTACACAAAGCATGATTGGGAGCCATATAAGAATGAAGAAATACTTCTCTGTTATCTTCGTAAAGACAAGGATGTAGATGCCCTTGCAGACAAAGTCAATGGAGAGGAAGGCATCACGGTATACGTGTACAACAAACCAGCTAAGTGAGGTTGATATGATATCCAATAGTGAATTTAATCGAAGGGTAAAGGCGGTCTCCAAAGCAAGAGATAAACGGATTAGCCTGATTGAATCCAGGCTCAAGGATTTAACCGGGCTAAGGCTAGCCAATAAGCACAAATATCAATACCTATGTAACGAAAACTTCGATGAAACACCTATTAAGAGAAGTGGAAAAGAAACCATCGTTGTGTTTCCTACTGATCTAATAGAGAACGATTTGAGAACTGATGATCAATTTCAAGTATGGACTTTCATTCTAGGCAGAATTGGAACTGGCAATGTATTCGAGAAAGGCATAGAATTCGAAAGCAAGGAACTTAGTGGTAAGGCCCAAGCCCAATTAGAGGCTATTCAAAAAGAAGTGCTACGTTTAGATGATGGAGATTTTGGCATCTCTGACATTCTCGGAGTTTTCTCATACACTGAACACATGATTAAGCTTTACGCTCAGGTGATCGCCTATCACTCTATTCTGCTTTGCGTTGAAGCTGAAGATTTGGCTTTTGTGGTTCTGGCTCATGAACTTGCCCATGCTTACACCATGGCCGGGTATGATATAAATGGGTACAGAGGACAAATATTGGATCAACCCGGGCAGAGGTATAAATATGTAGTTGAGGGCTTGGCGCAATATTATACAGAAGCAGTTTGTCATCAATTGGCGGGAAAGCAAGCCCAATTCAAAGCAGCTTTCGAGGCTCTTCTATCGAATCAAAGAGATCCTTATACATGGCATAAGCAATGGTTTGGTGGAAAACAATCTCACGAAAGAATCCGACCTCTATTGCTAAGTTATCGGGATCATTTAGACTCAGAGTATTTCAAAAATCACTTGAATATAAGTATTGAATTGCTTAGGTCAATTCCCTAGGAAAATCCATGAATAGGATAGATGAGATAATATCGGCAGCCAATTCCGGTAATGCAGACTCCCAAAACCAGTTAGGAGATGCTTACTACGATGGTATCGGAGTAGAGCAGGATTACATACAAGCATTAGAATGGTATCTCCGAGCAGCTAAACAGGGGCATGGTATAGCTCAGTATAACGTAGCCTATGCTTATGCCAATGGAATTGGAACTCAGAAGAACACATCTGAAGCTATCAAATGGTTCGGTAAATCAGCAGACCAGGGAGTAGCTCTGGCTCTATATGTTCTGGCAAAGATGCTAATCGATGGTCAGTTCATAGAACAGGACATAACTAAGGGTCTGGATTTGCTGCAAAAAGCCTCAGATCAGGGACTAGACCTTGCACATTATGACCTTGGTACCATATTCCTTGAGGGCAGGATTGTTGTGCCCGATGTGAACAAAGGAATAAGCTTTCTGGTCCTCTCGGCCGAGCAAGGAAACAAAGATGCTCAATACAATCTCGGCTTGGTCTATTTTAGTCTACCTGAGCCTGACTATGCTTCTGCCGAGAAATACCTTCGAGAAGCATCATTCAACGGCCATTTCAAAGCAATGTTCGAGTTATCGAGACTTTACGCCATTAGCACGAGAGACTACAGGCATGGCCTATTGTGGGCAATCGTAGCCTTAGAATACTGTGAAAAACAAGATGAACAGAGAATCACTCGGATCAAGAACAACTTGGAAAGTAAGCTAAGCACTGCCGAGTGTGACGCAGTCTCTTTTGAGGCAAGGAACATAATAGCAACATTGGACGCAAGTCTTAGTTGATTATGTCGAGAATCGATTCAGGAGGATAGATGAGTTTTGTTCA includes:
- a CDS encoding ATP-binding protein; translated protein: MKIEGIEPVEILHKLIELKAPEQVFDQDDQIDSTQAQDMAPIAKPKAKLLNKHIHQLIKHPLFESYSLTKQDVMVIADLWQFHLELPGRSSSWAGICASAKIRRYQVTACLKYVTGLLERNIICFDERIEGNYYLNPMILQSAEYTLSKDLILRILGRDIREDLELIIKESWQDDKDFMSDLRLVFNLCYNSFGELGSRSPILEYPILSACLHLLKDRILAAPDTLGIKELIRQHSLSEDQLYIVLLVMYHQLCCDDRITEADLALSLAPDPRFRWLQQQLLSDDSVLISSGLISREQRFHRAQVNTIGIPHETLKTLGYRSKTSEDVAIKLSPYFQKCQPKQTLGDVIIPESDKQLISQIITKCKSYKRRDLEKWGLMVESSKQGVVLLLYGAPGTGKTYTAGAIAKELRKDLITLNVPELRNKYYGETEKLIKKAFSEMREMASKDSNAPVFLLNEADQLIHERIASTSTCSTIENSIQSIILEELETFPGILILTTNLESNLDEAFFRRFDLKFRFRLPDIESRRKLWSMYLRKEIPGSADIDVEQLAQKYQFSGAQIALVVQNACVEAIGRTGKSKRLSQHDLLKYADLEQPWANQVNKSIGF
- a CDS encoding sel1 repeat family protein: MNRIDEIISAANSGNADSQNQLGDAYYDGIGVEQDYIQALEWYLRAAKQGHGIAQYNVAYAYANGIGTQKNTSEAIKWFGKSADQGVALALYVLAKMLIDGQFIEQDITKGLDLLQKASDQGLDLAHYDLGTIFLEGRIVVPDVNKGISFLVLSAEQGNKDAQYNLGLVYFSLPEPDYASAEKYLREASFNGHFKAMFELSRLYAISTRDYRHGLLWAIVALEYCEKQDEQRITRIKNNLESKLSTAECDAVSFEARNIIATLDASLS
- a CDS encoding IS256 family transposase yields the protein MTQPKRKKDERAELVKLFRTVLPGDFVKVLESGIQSIIDAELTARLGAEPYQRVESRTNYRNGYRERKEPLSTGLGPISVSIPKLRSGNFYPSILEQYQRVDRALISIVSEAYFAGVSTRKMNKLFVDLGLENIDRSFVSRCAAQIDEEVEIWKNRQLDSRYAYIWLDAIYTKIRTEGRVNSTAVLIAIGVREDGHRDVLGLHLGNRESYYNWKGFLQSLKARGLERSELWISDEHDGLIKSIEECFPGQLRQRCIVHWMRNAQSKVSKTDLLWLLPLTKDLVGSRTKESFELAWKELNRAAQSKGKDNLLDWLDSTYHEISVYLDFPAAHWSRIKCTNSLERLNEELRRREKCIRIFPDEKSCLRLFGAILQGYSEDWISGKLYLSEPMERIKDTMKKPIPFEATRDGLEP